One window of the Candidatus Binatia bacterium genome contains the following:
- a CDS encoding flagellar basal body-associated FliL family protein, protein MAAAAGVEGEGPQGEEAEVKSGGGSKKLLLIGLPVLLLSGGAGAYFAGLLPIGAPEVLMAEMETDPSPDFAPTSIEPLDPFIANLSDENAGRYIKTTIQLEFAGAEPPAWLDARMPQIRDHILSEEMIGRTNQAFQADSVRAVYFTEFIVQ, encoded by the coding sequence ATGGCAGCGGCGGCAGGTGTCGAAGGTGAAGGTCCACAGGGTGAGGAAGCAGAGGTCAAGTCGGGTGGAGGCTCCAAGAAGCTTCTCCTGATCGGCTTGCCCGTGCTTCTGCTCTCCGGCGGTGCAGGGGCGTACTTCGCCGGCCTGCTCCCGATCGGAGCGCCCGAAGTCCTCATGGCGGAGATGGAGACCGACCCGTCGCCCGACTTTGCGCCGACGTCGATCGAGCCTCTCGACCCGTTCATCGCGAACCTCTCGGATGAGAACGCCGGGCGGTACATCAAGACGACCATCCAGCTCGAGTTCGCCGGTGCAGAGCCCCCTGCGTGGCTCGACGCGCGGATGCCTCAGATCCGCGATCACATCCTCAGCGAGGAGATGATCGGCCGCACCAATCAGGCGTTTCAGGCCGATTCCGTCCGCGCCGTCTACTTCACAGAGTTCATCGTTCAGTAG